One window from the genome of Synechococcus sp. PROS-7-1 encodes:
- a CDS encoding ABC transporter ATP-binding protein: MAAFRLDLIGRYLKPHRRTVMLGAIALVVVNILSVTIPLEVRRVVDDLQNDFALSDVLTQAGWIVLLASSMAVVRLISRQLVFGVGRQVEVELRQKLFDQMLQQEPGWVQKTGSGEVISRATSDVENVRRLLGFAVLSLTNTALAYAFTLPAMLAIDPGLTVAAIALYPVMLGSVRLFGRRMMHQQRRQQEALSGLSELIQEDLSGIAAIKIYNQEDQELDAFSSRNRRYRDSAIQLAKTRSTLFPLLEGISSISLLLLLALGSGQLQQGTLSIGGLVALILYVERLVFPTALLGFTLNTFQTGQVSLERVEELLSREPLIRDSGQLTPLQQPVRGELEARNLHIRYEDSAKDTLNGLSFRIRAGELVAVVGPVGCGKTTLARALGRMVDVPAGELFLDGYDITRLRLEDLRAQLALVPQEGYLFTNTLADNLRYGEPEASMDRVESAAEQARLMSDVRGFPDGMNTLVGERGITLSGGQRQRTALGRALLMDCPVLVLDDALASVDNNTAAEILTSVRRQTQRTVVMISHQLSAAAACDRILVLEEGRLVQQGHHNQLIQEKGLYRSLWEREQAAERLESVA, from the coding sequence ATGGCCGCCTTCCGCCTCGATCTGATCGGCCGCTACCTGAAACCTCACCGACGCACGGTGATGCTTGGCGCCATCGCTCTTGTGGTGGTGAACATTCTCAGCGTCACCATCCCTTTGGAAGTCCGGCGGGTCGTGGACGATCTTCAGAACGATTTTGCGCTGTCGGATGTGCTGACCCAGGCCGGCTGGATCGTTCTCCTGGCGAGCTCGATGGCGGTGGTGCGGTTGATTTCCCGTCAACTCGTGTTCGGTGTGGGGCGCCAGGTGGAGGTGGAGCTGCGCCAGAAGCTCTTTGACCAGATGCTGCAACAGGAGCCCGGCTGGGTTCAAAAAACCGGCAGCGGCGAAGTGATCAGCAGAGCCACCAGTGATGTGGAGAACGTTCGCCGGCTGCTGGGGTTTGCTGTGCTCAGTCTCACGAACACCGCGTTGGCCTATGCCTTCACCCTGCCGGCCATGCTGGCGATTGACCCAGGACTCACCGTGGCAGCGATTGCGCTTTACCCGGTGATGCTGGGATCCGTCCGACTGTTCGGGCGAAGAATGATGCATCAGCAGCGCCGGCAACAGGAGGCGTTATCAGGACTGAGCGAACTGATCCAGGAAGACCTCTCAGGCATCGCTGCCATCAAGATCTACAACCAGGAAGATCAGGAACTCGATGCGTTCAGTTCTCGGAATCGCCGCTACCGCGATTCTGCGATCCAACTGGCCAAAACCCGCAGCACTTTGTTTCCCCTCTTGGAGGGAATTTCCTCGATCTCTCTTCTCCTCCTGCTGGCTCTCGGTAGTGGGCAGCTTCAACAGGGCACGCTGTCGATCGGCGGACTCGTGGCGCTGATTCTGTATGTGGAACGGCTGGTGTTCCCGACCGCTTTGTTGGGATTCACGCTGAACACCTTTCAAACCGGTCAGGTGAGCCTTGAGCGGGTGGAGGAACTTCTCTCAAGAGAACCTTTGATTCGCGACAGCGGCCAACTGACCCCACTTCAACAGCCAGTGCGTGGCGAACTTGAGGCCCGCAACCTGCACATCCGATACGAAGACAGTGCAAAGGACACGTTGAACGGCCTCAGCTTCCGCATTCGAGCTGGAGAACTCGTGGCTGTGGTGGGACCCGTCGGGTGTGGAAAGACGACCCTGGCAAGAGCCCTCGGTCGAATGGTGGACGTACCGGCAGGAGAGTTATTCCTCGATGGCTACGACATCACCAGACTTCGCCTCGAAGACCTGCGCGCTCAGCTCGCTCTCGTCCCCCAGGAGGGCTATCTCTTCACCAATACCCTTGCGGACAATCTCCGGTACGGGGAGCCTGAGGCCTCCATGGACAGGGTGGAGTCCGCTGCGGAGCAAGCGCGATTAATGAGCGATGTGCGGGGCTTCCCTGACGGGATGAACACCCTGGTCGGAGAACGGGGAATCACACTCAGCGGAGGCCAGCGTCAGCGCACGGCCCTGGGCCGGGCCCTGTTGATGGACTGTCCTGTGCTGGTGCTCGATGATGCCCTCGCCAGCGTGGACAACAACACGGCCGCAGAAATCCTGACATCGGTGCGACGTCAGACCCAACGAACCGTAGTGATGATCAGTCACCAGCTCTCTGCTGCTGCTGCGTGCGATCGCATCCTCGTGCTCGAGGAGGGACGCCTGGTGCAGCAAGGCCATCACAACCAGCTGATTCAAGAAAAGGGGCTCTACCGCAGTCTCTGGGAGCGGGAACAGGCCGCGGAACGGCTGGAATCAGTGGCCTGA
- a CDS encoding DUF3288 family protein — protein MRQAAANRERGVSDSGDQNHPLEAIDRDTVDRLLASERPGDQDVTDLARLFMRYELFPGAASLRHDLDRVLTFWGMSRDDLNSRARELWSAGFRPGQSDADEVGSGFDAQQSDSP, from the coding sequence ATGCGTCAGGCTGCGGCCAATCGCGAGCGTGGCGTGTCCGATTCCGGTGATCAGAACCATCCTCTCGAGGCGATCGACCGCGACACGGTGGATCGCCTTTTGGCGAGCGAACGTCCAGGTGACCAAGACGTCACTGACTTGGCAAGGCTTTTCATGCGCTACGAGCTGTTTCCTGGTGCTGCCTCCCTTCGTCATGACCTCGATCGAGTCCTGACCTTCTGGGGCATGTCCCGTGATGACCTCAACAGCCGGGCGCGCGAGCTTTGGTCCGCCGGCTTTCGTCCCGGTCAGTCCGACGCAGACGAGGTGGGATCGGGATTCGATGCTCAGCAATCCGACAGTCCGTGA
- the trpD gene encoding anthranilate phosphoribosyltransferase, whose translation MVSSPISWSKRLDHLLNGGVFSHAEATELMEAWLKEELTPVQTGAFLAALRSRGVNGTELGAMAAVLRQASLLPCERPSLRMVDTCGTGGDGADTFNISTAVAFTAAACGATVAKHGNRSASGKVGSADVLEGLGLHLKAPAAQVVKALPATGVTFLFAPAWHPALVNLAPLRKSLGVRTVFNLLGPLVNPLRPDGQVLGVATDDLLDPMAEALRSLGQDRAVVVHGSGGLDEASLAGPNPVRILEKGHVRSEWIAPEDLGLHQAPLEALRGGDLLCNQTILEELLKGRGSQAQNEVVAFNTALVLWVAGVESDIQQAAQRALAVLAQGSPWSRLEQLRDALSLAKEE comes from the coding sequence ATGGTTTCTTCGCCCATTTCCTGGTCCAAGCGTCTGGATCATCTGCTCAACGGCGGTGTGTTCAGTCATGCCGAGGCCACAGAGCTGATGGAAGCCTGGCTTAAGGAAGAGCTCACACCGGTTCAGACAGGCGCCTTCCTTGCTGCCCTGCGGTCCAGGGGCGTGAATGGAACCGAACTGGGAGCGATGGCCGCTGTGTTGCGCCAGGCCAGCCTGCTGCCTTGTGAAAGACCGTCCTTGCGCATGGTGGATACCTGCGGCACCGGTGGCGATGGCGCGGACACCTTCAACATCTCCACAGCTGTGGCGTTCACCGCTGCCGCCTGCGGCGCCACCGTGGCGAAGCATGGCAATCGCAGTGCGAGTGGCAAGGTCGGTTCTGCCGATGTTCTTGAGGGGTTGGGTCTTCATCTCAAGGCTCCCGCTGCTCAGGTGGTCAAGGCCTTGCCAGCCACCGGTGTGACCTTTCTGTTCGCTCCTGCTTGGCATCCCGCACTGGTGAATCTCGCCCCTTTGCGCAAGAGCCTGGGGGTGAGGACGGTGTTCAACCTGCTTGGCCCTCTCGTCAATCCCCTGCGGCCCGATGGCCAGGTGCTCGGTGTGGCGACCGATGATCTGCTGGACCCGATGGCTGAAGCTCTGCGCTCGTTGGGGCAGGATCGGGCTGTGGTGGTGCACGGATCAGGCGGTTTGGACGAAGCATCCCTGGCCGGCCCCAATCCTGTGCGCATCCTGGAGAAGGGCCATGTGCGCTCGGAATGGATTGCTCCAGAGGATCTGGGTTTGCATCAGGCACCGCTCGAAGCCCTGCGCGGTGGTGATCTGCTCTGTAACCAGACCATCCTTGAGGAGCTGCTGAAGGGGCGCGGCAGTCAGGCGCAGAACGAGGTGGTGGCGTTCAACACAGCGCTTGTGCTCTGGGTGGCTGGTGTGGAATCCGATATCCAGCAGGCTGCCCAGAGGGCTCTCGCTGTTCTTGCTCAGGGGTCTCCGTGGTCTCGCCTTGAACAGTTGCGCGATGCGCTGTCCCTCGCCAAGGAAGAATGA
- the carA gene encoding glutamine-hydrolyzing carbamoyl-phosphate synthase small subunit, giving the protein MIAASSGNPAMLMLADGTVFQGLACGALGSVVGEVVFNTGMTGYQEVMTDPSYSGQLVTFTYPELGNTGVNDHDQEADHAHVRGLIARQLSPVSSNWRSTQSLQAWLEQQGVVGIQGIDTRALVRHLRETGAMNGIICSSGRTPADLREELRAAPSMEGLNLADRVSTPTAYSWEKTCDVAFDRRLQASRCERPFRVVAIDFGIKRAILDRLVSHGCAVTVLPASVDLKTVLGHEPEGVFLSNGPGDPAAVTHGIDLARGLLEHRTLPLFGICLGHQILGLALGGETFKLGYGHRGLNHPCGTTGQVEITSQNHGFALDASSLSQDQVEITHLNLNDRTVAAMAHRHQPVFSVQYHPEASPGPHDADHHFSRFVTLMSDRR; this is encoded by the coding sequence ATGATTGCAGCCTCATCCGGGAACCCGGCGATGCTGATGCTCGCTGATGGAACCGTGTTCCAGGGACTGGCCTGCGGAGCTTTGGGGAGTGTCGTGGGTGAGGTGGTCTTCAACACGGGGATGACCGGGTATCAGGAGGTGATGACGGATCCCAGCTATTCCGGTCAGCTGGTCACGTTCACCTATCCAGAGCTGGGCAATACCGGCGTGAATGATCACGACCAGGAGGCAGATCACGCCCACGTGCGTGGATTGATTGCCCGTCAGCTGTCTCCGGTTTCCAGCAACTGGCGCTCAACCCAGAGTTTGCAGGCCTGGCTGGAACAGCAGGGTGTGGTTGGTATCCAGGGAATCGACACGCGTGCTCTGGTGCGCCACCTGCGTGAAACGGGCGCCATGAACGGAATCATCTGTTCCTCAGGGCGTACTCCCGCTGATCTGCGCGAGGAGCTTCGCGCTGCTCCCTCCATGGAGGGACTCAATCTTGCCGATCGGGTCTCCACGCCAACGGCCTACAGCTGGGAGAAGACCTGTGACGTCGCGTTTGACCGCCGTCTGCAAGCCAGTCGCTGCGAGCGCCCCTTCCGTGTTGTGGCGATTGATTTCGGCATTAAACGGGCCATTCTCGATCGGCTCGTGAGTCACGGTTGTGCTGTCACGGTGCTTCCCGCATCAGTGGATCTGAAGACCGTTCTGGGCCATGAGCCCGAGGGGGTCTTCCTGTCCAACGGCCCCGGTGACCCTGCGGCCGTGACCCATGGCATCGATCTAGCCCGTGGTCTTCTGGAGCATCGAACGCTGCCGCTATTCGGAATTTGTCTCGGTCATCAGATTCTCGGCTTGGCCCTCGGTGGTGAGACGTTCAAGCTCGGTTACGGACATCGCGGGCTCAACCATCCCTGCGGCACAACGGGGCAGGTGGAGATCACAAGCCAGAACCATGGTTTTGCTCTGGATGCTTCAAGCCTGTCCCAGGACCAGGTGGAGATCACCCATCTGAATCTCAACGACCGCACGGTTGCGGCGATGGCCCATCGTCATCAACCGGTCTTCAGCGTTCAATACCACCCAGAAGCCAGTCCTGGTCCCCACGACGCGGATCATCATTTCTCCCGATTCGTCACACTGATGTCGGATCGCCGCTGA
- a CDS encoding STAS domain-containing protein — protein MQSGGSVPITELQRLTVSLRGGFEQKDGCLVFHFTGQLDAFSEKQFLSYVADVLKANASPTVLDLSKIDFLDSSGLGALVQLAKQCKDAKRSFVMVGNARVTQTVKLVRLEEFLHLVNDLQTAFTQLAA, from the coding sequence ATGCAATCCGGGGGGTCTGTTCCCATCACTGAACTCCAGCGACTGACTGTTTCGCTCCGTGGCGGCTTCGAGCAGAAGGATGGGTGTCTGGTTTTTCATTTCACCGGACAGCTGGATGCCTTCTCTGAGAAGCAATTCCTCAGCTATGTGGCGGATGTTCTCAAGGCCAATGCCTCCCCAACGGTTCTCGATCTGAGCAAGATCGATTTCCTCGATTCATCCGGTCTGGGTGCTCTTGTGCAGCTTGCCAAGCAGTGCAAAGACGCCAAACGCAGTTTCGTGATGGTGGGCAATGCCAGGGTCACCCAAACGGTGAAACTGGTCAGGCTTGAAGAGTTTCTTCACCTCGTGAACGATCTGCAGACGGCCTTCACCCAGCTGGCCGCTTGA
- a CDS encoding Mini-ribonuclease 3, which produces MSDWIRLQQALPSQSADLGPLQLAWLGDAVWELHQRLRHCRRPGRSADLHRAVVSEVRADAQALALERLEPLLTELECDLVRRGRNRAGKGPRGGDPAAYGKATGFETMVGWLFLHNPARLAQLLDRLEETESSLS; this is translated from the coding sequence TTGAGTGATTGGATCCGGCTTCAGCAGGCCCTCCCTTCGCAGTCCGCAGATCTAGGTCCTCTCCAGCTCGCCTGGCTTGGCGATGCCGTCTGGGAACTTCATCAACGCTTGCGTCACTGTCGCCGTCCGGGCCGCTCGGCAGACCTGCACCGCGCTGTGGTGTCGGAGGTTCGGGCTGATGCCCAGGCGCTGGCTTTAGAACGCCTTGAGCCCCTGCTCACAGAGTTGGAGTGCGATCTCGTGCGTCGTGGCCGCAACCGTGCCGGGAAGGGGCCCCGCGGTGGCGATCCTGCGGCTTATGGGAAGGCCACGGGATTTGAGACAATGGTGGGCTGGCTCTTTCTTCACAATCCGGCTCGGCTAGCCCAGCTTCTGGATCGCCTTGAGGAGACCGAATCATCCCTGTCATAA
- the rlmB gene encoding 23S rRNA (guanosine(2251)-2'-O)-methyltransferase RlmB has product MSSRFDRRPSRPPRGAGPGGGRPSRGGPRGRSSRLDEGGAGLRRRDRSDERDASPWRGERDDGDVRRREPARSDSRDFRRTGERAGVRSLDGAGRGRRDQRSNDRRFSERNRALPLGSRPQRSDRPGRPDRTGRPDRRFEEKPRGEASSHSADPVADDLLWGRHATQAALEAGRPIHRIWCTSEMRSAPRFMQLLRDAKSSGVLVEEVTWARLAQMTGGAVHQGIALQTAAADTLDLADLIEGCAALQEAPLLLALDGLTDPHNLGAIVRSAEALGAHGVVLPQRRSAGLTGSVAKVAAGALEHLPVARVVNLNRSLETLKDAGYRVVGLAEEGDQTLEEVDLDGPLVVVTGSEDQGLSMLTRRHCDHLIRIPLRGITPSLNASVATALCLYEVARRSWMKGLRGQNPSPQIVRPKLLAAPKSDSGVTAQETVLDLQLERSTDLATPSFDGSVEL; this is encoded by the coding sequence ATGAGCTCCCGCTTTGACCGCCGCCCGTCCCGTCCTCCCCGCGGCGCAGGCCCTGGGGGCGGACGTCCGTCCCGAGGAGGACCACGTGGCAGGTCGTCGCGACTGGACGAGGGAGGTGCAGGACTGCGTCGCCGTGATCGCAGCGATGAGCGTGACGCATCCCCCTGGCGTGGTGAGCGAGACGACGGGGATGTGAGGCGACGGGAACCTGCACGCAGTGATTCCCGCGATTTCAGGCGAACCGGAGAGCGTGCTGGCGTGCGCTCGCTGGACGGTGCCGGACGAGGGCGCCGCGATCAACGCAGTAACGACCGTCGCTTCTCAGAACGCAACCGTGCACTGCCGCTGGGCAGCCGGCCGCAGCGATCGGACCGCCCTGGCCGTCCTGATCGCACTGGTCGCCCCGATCGTCGTTTTGAGGAGAAGCCCCGGGGCGAGGCCAGTTCTCACTCCGCCGATCCCGTAGCCGACGATCTTCTCTGGGGCCGTCACGCCACCCAGGCAGCCCTGGAAGCCGGTCGCCCCATTCACCGCATCTGGTGCACCAGCGAGATGCGCAGCGCACCGCGGTTCATGCAGCTGCTGAGAGATGCCAAGTCCTCCGGGGTGCTGGTGGAGGAGGTGACCTGGGCCCGCCTGGCTCAGATGACCGGCGGTGCTGTTCATCAAGGCATCGCCCTGCAGACCGCCGCTGCCGACACCCTGGATCTTGCCGATCTGATCGAGGGGTGTGCCGCTCTCCAAGAAGCTCCTTTGCTGTTGGCACTGGATGGTCTGACTGATCCTCACAATCTCGGTGCCATCGTTCGCTCTGCAGAGGCGCTTGGTGCCCATGGCGTGGTGCTTCCGCAGCGCCGTAGTGCTGGATTGACCGGGTCTGTGGCCAAGGTGGCGGCTGGAGCCCTCGAGCACCTTCCCGTTGCGCGGGTGGTGAACCTGAACCGATCGTTGGAAACCCTTAAAGATGCGGGCTACCGGGTGGTGGGTCTTGCTGAAGAGGGCGACCAGACGTTGGAGGAGGTTGACCTTGACGGTCCGCTGGTGGTGGTGACCGGTTCGGAGGACCAAGGCTTGTCGATGTTGACGCGCCGCCATTGCGATCACCTGATCCGCATTCCCCTTCGAGGCATCACGCCGAGCCTGAATGCGTCGGTTGCGACCGCCCTTTGTCTGTATGAGGTGGCCCGTCGGAGCTGGATGAAAGGCCTTCGCGGTCAGAACCCTTCACCCCAGATCGTGCGCCCCAAATTGCTTGCAGCACCCAAGTCCGACAGCGGCGTGACGGCTCAGGAAACGGTTCTTGATCTTCAACTTGAGCGCTCGACTGATCTGGCAACACCGAGTTTCGATGGGAGTGTTGAACTTTGA
- a CDS encoding DUF1816 domain-containing protein, with translation MSPLNRPMRSLANGLGLAWWARVQTKSPDVTYWYGPFVRRSSLEEALPGFLADLASESPAAIEKSLIRCRRTEPFTIESQS, from the coding sequence ATGAGCCCGCTGAACAGGCCGATGCGCTCCCTTGCCAACGGTCTAGGACTCGCATGGTGGGCCAGGGTGCAGACAAAGAGTCCTGATGTGACCTATTGGTATGGCCCTTTTGTGCGTCGTTCCAGTCTTGAGGAAGCCCTCCCAGGATTTCTTGCAGACCTCGCGTCGGAGTCGCCTGCAGCCATCGAGAAATCATTGATCCGTTGCCGTCGCACGGAGCCATTCACGATTGAGTCCCAGTCCTGA
- the gatA gene encoding Asp-tRNA(Asn)/Glu-tRNA(Gln) amidotransferase subunit GatA gives MAIAEWRQQLASGEVSARELTDHHLARIEAVEPGLHAFLEVTADRARADADRVDEARASGEDLPPLAGIPLAIKDNLCTRGVRTTCSSRMLEHFVPPYESTVTERLWASGAVLLGKTNLDEFAMGGSTETSAFGPTANPWNPDHVPGGSSGGSAAAVASGECLASIGSDTGGSIRQPASFCGVVGLKPTYGRISRYGLVAFASSLDQVGPFSHTVADAAELLQVMAGADPRDSTCLNAPVPDYSAALGRPVKGLKVGLVKECFDQDGLDPQVKASVLAAAQQLQALGADLVDVSCPRFNDGIATYYVIAPSEASANLARYDGVKYGYRADDAASLAAMTARSRAEGFGSEVQRRILIGTYALSAGYVDAYYKKAQQVRTLIRRDFDAAFQSVDVLLTPTAPGTAFKNGAHADDPLAMYLSDLLTIPANLAGLPAISLPCGFDTGGLPIGVQLIGNVLEEPLLLQVAHQYEQAADVMKTRPEAAFIPGSMR, from the coding sequence ATGGCGATCGCCGAATGGCGTCAGCAACTGGCGAGCGGAGAGGTTTCAGCAAGGGAACTCACCGACCACCATCTGGCCAGGATTGAAGCGGTTGAACCTGGACTTCATGCGTTCCTTGAGGTCACCGCTGACCGGGCTCGGGCTGATGCCGATCGCGTTGACGAAGCCAGGGCCTCCGGTGAGGACTTACCTCCGCTCGCGGGGATTCCTCTCGCCATCAAGGACAACCTCTGTACGCGGGGTGTGCGCACCACCTGTTCCAGTCGGATGCTGGAGCATTTCGTCCCTCCCTATGAGTCCACGGTGACCGAGCGCCTCTGGGCGTCCGGAGCCGTTTTGCTCGGTAAGACGAATCTCGATGAGTTCGCCATGGGTGGATCCACGGAGACATCCGCCTTCGGTCCGACGGCGAACCCCTGGAATCCTGATCATGTTCCCGGTGGAAGTTCCGGAGGCAGCGCCGCGGCGGTGGCATCCGGTGAGTGTTTGGCCTCCATCGGTTCTGACACCGGCGGTTCCATTCGTCAGCCGGCATCGTTCTGTGGTGTGGTCGGTCTGAAGCCCACCTATGGACGCATCAGTCGTTACGGACTCGTTGCCTTTGCCAGTTCCCTCGATCAGGTCGGTCCCTTCAGCCACACCGTTGCCGACGCAGCGGAGCTGCTTCAGGTGATGGCCGGCGCGGATCCCCGCGATTCCACCTGTCTCAATGCTCCCGTTCCTGACTACAGCGCGGCACTGGGGCGTCCTGTGAAAGGCCTGAAGGTTGGACTGGTGAAGGAATGCTTCGACCAGGATGGTTTGGATCCTCAGGTGAAAGCGTCCGTTCTCGCAGCGGCGCAGCAGCTTCAGGCTCTGGGGGCGGATCTGGTGGACGTGAGCTGTCCGCGGTTTAACGACGGGATCGCGACCTATTACGTGATCGCCCCGTCGGAGGCTTCGGCCAACCTCGCCCGCTACGACGGTGTGAAGTATGGATACCGGGCCGATGATGCGGCTTCATTGGCTGCCATGACCGCCCGCAGCCGTGCCGAAGGATTCGGCAGTGAGGTGCAAAGGCGCATCTTGATCGGCACCTATGCCTTATCAGCGGGCTATGTGGATGCCTATTACAAGAAAGCCCAGCAGGTGCGCACGCTGATCCGGCGTGACTTTGATGCTGCGTTCCAGTCAGTGGACGTGTTGCTCACGCCCACCGCTCCAGGCACGGCCTTCAAGAACGGTGCCCATGCGGATGATCCTCTGGCGATGTATTTGTCTGATCTGCTGACGATTCCAGCCAACCTCGCTGGACTCCCAGCGATCAGCCTCCCCTGCGGCTTCGATACCGGTGGCCTGCCGATCGGGGTGCAGCTGATCGGCAATGTGCTGGAGGAGCCCCTCCTTTTGCAGGTGGCTCATCAGTACGAACAGGCCGCTGATGTGATGAAAACCCGTCCGGAGGCGGCGTTCATCCCCGGGTCAATGCGCTAG